One window of the Gallaecimonas xiamenensis 3-C-1 genome contains the following:
- a CDS encoding GNAT family N-acetyltransferase: MDFEYKKVTPADDDFIELVRELSASLEAITADTGEGSFAAEAFDADQDGCLVVYADGVAVACGIFRYQAEGVCELKRMYSKQPGAGTYLLQQLETYAAAKGYCQVLLSTRRVNQKAVGFYLRNGYHETQAYGRYLGVARSVCFGKTLLG; the protein is encoded by the coding sequence GTGGACTTTGAATATAAGAAGGTAACCCCGGCTGACGACGACTTTATCGAACTGGTGCGGGAACTGAGTGCTTCTCTTGAGGCAATTACCGCCGATACGGGTGAAGGTTCCTTCGCCGCAGAGGCTTTCGATGCCGACCAGGATGGATGCCTTGTCGTCTATGCCGATGGTGTAGCTGTGGCTTGCGGTATTTTTCGCTACCAGGCAGAGGGCGTCTGTGAGTTAAAACGGATGTATTCCAAGCAGCCGGGGGCCGGTACTTACCTGTTGCAACAACTGGAGACCTATGCGGCTGCCAAGGGTTATTGCCAGGTGCTGTTGTCGACGCGACGGGTCAACCAAAAGGCCGTTGGTTTCTACCTGCGTAACGGCTATCACGAGACCCAGGCCTATGGCCGTTACCTTGGGGTGGCAAGGTCAGTGTGTTTTGGTAAGACGCTGCTTGGCTGA
- a CDS encoding ADP-ribosylglycohydrolase family protein: MGLAIGDAYGAGFKFKDEVFVRERNTLTQYYDHKLGMVSDLYTDDTQMSLALYELLLPEEAWSPENIAEYFVRSYTWGAPGIGKL, from the coding sequence TTGGGACTCGCTATAGGTGATGCCTATGGCGCTGGCTTTAAATTCAAAGATGAAGTTTTCGTTCGAGAAAGAAACACCCTTACTCAGTATTATGACCATAAATTGGGCATGGTAAGTGATCTTTATACCGACGATACGCAGATGTCATTAGCGCTCTATGAGTTATTACTCCCCGAAGAAGCATGGTCACCAGAGAATATTGCAGAGTACTTTGTACGTAGTTACACGTGGGGTGCACCAGGTATTGGAAAACTCTGA
- a CDS encoding GAD-like domain-containing protein, with translation MQLSQFIKVFKPSSNLTKGSKEQIADYKDYLPQCILELWSEHGFGTYGDGLIQIINPDLYKENLWGWLMTDEDLTRIPVAISALGDIFYYRQLDDEGSEDIAYIDPHTSATGVLAWSAEEFFNEWCCDEEVISDFFRKEEVKDVEQLKGSLTHDEIYYYTPALRLGGTPSIITMDRGNALAQLDILLQLALDS, from the coding sequence ATGCAGTTAAGCCAATTTATCAAAGTGTTTAAGCCTTCATCTAATTTAACAAAGGGGAGCAAAGAGCAGATAGCTGATTATAAAGATTACCTCCCCCAGTGCATTTTAGAGTTATGGAGCGAGCATGGTTTCGGGACATATGGTGATGGGCTTATACAAATAATTAACCCAGACCTATACAAAGAAAACTTGTGGGGATGGCTGATGACGGATGAGGACTTGACTCGGATCCCTGTTGCAATAAGTGCCTTAGGGGACATATTTTATTATCGACAACTTGATGATGAAGGCAGCGAAGATATTGCATATATCGATCCGCATACATCTGCCACCGGTGTATTAGCCTGGAGTGCGGAAGAGTTTTTCAATGAGTGGTGCTGTGATGAAGAGGTGATATCTGACTTCTTTAGGAAAGAAGAAGTGAAAGATGTTGAGCAGCTGAAAGGCAGCCTAACTCATGATGAAATTTATTACTACACTCCCGCATTAAGGTTGGGTGGAACACCCTCCATAATTACCATGGATAGAGGTAATGCGTTAGCTCAGCTTGATATACTTCTACAATTAGCTCTAGATAGTTAA